A part of Rhopalosiphum maidis isolate BTI-1 chromosome 3, ASM367621v3, whole genome shotgun sequence genomic DNA contains:
- the LOC113556222 gene encoding protein wntless: MAGGVILENLSGKKLFVLVLSLLFCQLACFLIGGLVAPTPSATDMVLASKCLYNDSNPWSYIRGEGKCFSYHSDIYKDNPVANTMANDIVFTFQIPTPRDGQTLDYSRWQQNLIGVLNFDIEYHVGTIMDRNLEITLDTKLGYRNIGDKDGDWKLFANSVEKRNLDCISEEKIDGHNYQCGLVPLFELGSLHHDYYLINIKIPVDEENGINFGLGHLKDVWLVVINQNGGFTSVWLYMKTIFFPFIVAIMIWFWNRVHMLARKPVLLERMLMTIGFALTLLNLPVEFLTLYYDMPFMLLLQDIRQGIFYAALLSFWLIFAGEHLMIQDSQQKNLRTYWKHLSAVAVGCISLFVFDMCERGAQLRNPFYSIWATNTGTNLALSFIILAALSGGMYFLFLSYMIWKVFCNISARRSALPSMSNARRLHYEGSIYRFKFLMIATLLCAALTVIGFILGQASEGHWKWNDTNNLNYASAFLVGVYGMWNIYIFALIVLYSPSHKHWPSEIDVNNSSSDTIEFSRLPTEPTEMSSLASFSRKSAFD; the protein is encoded by the exons ATGGCAGGCGGCGTCATACTTGAGAATTTGAGCGGAAAGAAGTTGTTTGTGCTCGTATTGTCATTGCTCTTTTGCCAGCTAGCGTGTTTTTTGATAGGTGGACTTGTCG CTCCTACGCCGTCCGCTACCGATATGGTATTGGCGTCAAAGTGTTTGTACAATGACAGCAATCCATGGTCGTACATTAGAGGCGAAGGAAAATGTTTCTCATATCACTCAGACATCTATAAAGACAACCCTGTCGCCAACACTATGGCCAATGATATTGTATTCACTTTTCAA ATACCTACTCCACGCGACGGTCAGACATTGGATTATTCTCGATGGCAACAGAATCTCATAGGTGTCCTCAACTTTGACATTGAGTATCATGTTGGCACTATTATGG atcgTAATCTTGAGATAACGTTAGATACCAAACTTGGTTATCGTAATATAGGAGACAAGGATGGGGATTGGAAATTATTTGCTAATTCTGTTGAGAAGCGTAATCTTGATTGTATTTCAGAAGAG aaaATAGATGGTCATAATTATCAATGTGGGTTAGTACCGCTTTTTGAACTCGGATCTTTAcatcatgattattatttaatcaatataaaaataccagtAGATGAAGAAAATGGAATTAACTTTGGTTTAGGACATTTAAAAGATGTTTGGCTTGtg gttataaatcaaaatggtGGTTTTACTAGCGTATGGCTttatatgaaaacaatatttttcccaTTTATTGTTGCTATAATGATATGGTTTTGGAACAGAGTTCATATGTTGGCCCGAAAGCCAGTGTTGCTTGAACGCATGTTGATGACTATTGGTTTTGCACTAACTCTTCTGAAtc tTCCTGTTGAATTTTTGACATTATACTATGATATGCCATTCATGTTGCTTTTGCAAGATATAAGACAAGGTATATTTTATGCGGCATTACTTTCATTTTGGTTGATTTTTGCTGGTGAACATCTTATG ATCcag gattctcaacaaaaaaatctaCGCACATATTGGAAACATTTGAGTGCAGTCGCTGTTGGTTGTATTTCACTGTTTGTTTTTGACATGTGCGAAAGAGGAGCTCAATTAAGAAATCCATTTTACTCCATATGGGCGACCAATACTGGCACAAATCTAGCT ttaagtttcataatattggCAGCATTATCTGGTGGaatgtactttttatttttatcatatatgatATGGAAAGTCTTCTGTAATATAAGCGCACGAAGATCAGCATTACCATCTATGTCAAATGCTCGAAGGTTACATTATGAGGGCAGTATTTAtaggtttaaatttttaatgatagcCACTCTACTATGTGCTGCATTAACTGTAATTGGATTTATATTGGGCCAG GCTTCAGAAGGACATTGGAAATGGAATGATACTAACAATCTAAACTATGCATCAGCATTTTTGGTTGGAGTCTATGGAATgtggaatatttatatatttgcacTCATTGTTCTTTACTCTCCTTCTCACAAGCACTGGCCATCAGAAATTG ATGTGAACAACAGTTCGAGTGACACAATTGAATTTAGCCGTCTTCCTACAGAGCCAACAGAAATGTCATCTCTAGCTTCATTCTCTAGAAAATCTGCTTTTGACTGA